AACGGATGCGACCAGAACCGTGTGCCTCTTCGTCAGCTGCGGCAGCACCGACAGCAGCCCCTCGCTCGCCCCCGGCGCCTCGGCAGCGGTCAACAGCACGACCAGGGCCCGATGACTGGTCACCGCGCGCACCTGTGCGGGCACGGCGGTCCAGTCCATTTCGATCAGCTCGGGGTCGATCCCCGCCATCACGTCGACCATGCGGGAGAGCAACGTCGCACCAGTGGCACCCTGCACGCGCCCGCGCACCCGCCGGTCGTAGGCCAGCAAGTCGACGCGGTCACCGGCACGCGAGGCGAGCGCTGCCAGCAGCAGCGCGGCTTCGAACGCTGTGTCGATGCGGGGTTCGTCGTCGATGCGCGCGGCGGAGGTGCGACTCGTGTCGATCAGGATGACGACGCGGCGGTCACGCTCGGGGCGCCAGGTGCGCACCATGAGCTTCGAGTCCGCAGCGGAGTTCGGGTCGGTGCGGCGCGCCGTCGCTCGCCAGTCGATCGAGCGCACGTCGTCGCCGCGCACGTACTCGCGCAACGAGTCGAACTCCGTGCCCTGCCCGCGGATCATGACGCTCGTGCGTCCATCGAGCTCACGCAGCCGCGCCAAACGGGACGGCAGGTGTTTGCGCGAGAGGAACGGCGGCAGCACACGGATGCGCGCGGGCGCTGCCAGCGTCGCCTGTCGGGACCAGAGGCGCAGCGGCCCTGCCGACCTAATCGTCACCTGGGCGACCCGACGTTCGCCGCGGCGCACCGGCGTCAGCGTGAGCGAAACGAGGCGTCGTTCACCGGGCGGAATCTGCACCGGCAGTCGCGTCGACGACGCGCCTGCGGACGGCTGCCAGGCGTCGCGGATGCGTGCGCGCAGCATCCGCGAACCGACGTTCGTCACATAGAGCAGGCTCGTCACGCTCTCGCCGAGCCGCACCCGTGCAGGAAGCTCTCGGTCGAAGGCGACGGCGCGCGGCGACGCTGCGACGATCAGGTCGATCGCCCCGAGCAGGCACGCGAGCGCCAACCAGCCGAGCAGCACGAGCGCGGCCGTGCCGGCATCCGCTCCGAATGCGACGACCGGAACGATGCCGAGGCAGACCAGCGCAACAAAGCGGCCGCTGACGGTCACGGAGCGGTCGCCGCCCGTGCCCAACGCGGCGCCCCGCATTGTGCTGCCGCGTCCAATGTCGCCACGCCCGATGTCGCCGCGCCCGATGTCGCCGCGCATCGTGTTGCCCAGCATCGTATTGCGACACGGCGTGCTGCCGGCCACTGTGCCCGCGTGGCACTCACAGCGGCACCTGCACCTGCTGCACGATCGAGCGCAGGATGGAGTCCGCCGAGACGCCCTCGAGTTCGGCTTCCGGCCGCAGTTGCAGGCGATGCCGCCACGCCGGCAGCACCATGGCCTGCACGTGGTCGGGGGTGATCCAGTCGTAGCCGCTGAGCCAGGCCCAAGCCTTTGCGGATGCCAGCAACGCCGTCGACCCACGCGGACTGATCCCCAGCCGAACGGATGGACTATGCCGCGTCGCGCGCGCCAGATCGACGATGTAGGCCAGTACGTCCGCTCCTGCACCGACGGATGCTGCCGCCTGCTGCGCCGCCGCAAGCTCGGCTGCCCCGAGCACTGCCGTCACACCGGCGCCGGCCAGGTCGCGAGGATTGAATCCGGCCGCGTGCCTGCGCAGGATCTCGAACTCGGCGTCGCGCTCGGGCAGGTCGAGGCTCAGCTTCAGCAGGAACCGGTCGAGCTGCGCCTCCGGCAGCGTGTACGTGCCTTCGTACTCGATCGGGTTCTGCGTCGCCGCGACGATGAACGGCTGCGGCAGCGGACGGGTGACGCCGTCCGCACTGACCTGCCGCTCTTCCATCGCCTCCAGCAGCGCCGACTGCGTCTTCGGCGGCGTGCGGTTGATCTCGTCTGCCAGCAGAATGTTCGTGAACACCGGCCCCTCGCGAAACTCGAACTCGCCGGCCTTGGCGTCGTAGATGAGCGAGCCGGTCACGTCGCCCGGCATCAGGTCCGGGGTGAACTGCAACCGCTTCGTCTGAAGGCTCAGCGCCTGGCTGAGTGCACGCACCAGGAGCGTTTTCGCGAC
The Rathayibacter sp. SW19 DNA segment above includes these coding regions:
- a CDS encoding DUF58 domain-containing protein: MTVSGRFVALVCLGIVPVVAFGADAGTAALVLLGWLALACLLGAIDLIVAASPRAVAFDRELPARVRLGESVTSLLYVTNVGSRMLRARIRDAWQPSAGASSTRLPVQIPPGERRLVSLTLTPVRRGERRVAQVTIRSAGPLRLWSRQATLAAPARIRVLPPFLSRKHLPSRLARLRELDGRTSVMIRGQGTEFDSLREYVRGDDVRSIDWRATARRTDPNSAADSKLMVRTWRPERDRRVVILIDTSRTSAARIDDEPRIDTAFEAALLLAALASRAGDRVDLLAYDRRVRGRVQGATGATLLSRMVDVMAGIDPELIEMDWTAVPAQVRAVTSHRALVVLLTAAEAPGASEGLLSVLPQLTKRHTVLVASVTDPGVLAAASERDDREQVYRAAAAERALLDSARVGGAIRQLGAEIVTGAPAELPPAVADRYLALKAAGRL
- a CDS encoding AAA family ATPase, whose protein sequence is MTDPTPTQATSTPAAPAPAVPNPLRGALAQVRTEVGKAVVGQDGAITGLIIALLARGHVLLEGVPGVAKTLLVRALSQALSLQTKRLQFTPDLMPGDVTGSLIYDAKAGEFEFREGPVFTNILLADEINRTPPKTQSALLEAMEERQVSADGVTRPLPQPFIVAATQNPIEYEGTYTLPEAQLDRFLLKLSLDLPERDAEFEILRRHAAGFNPRDLAGAGVTAVLGAAELAAAQQAAASVGAGADVLAYIVDLARATRHSPSVRLGISPRGSTALLASAKAWAWLSGYDWITPDHVQAMVLPAWRHRLQLRPEAELEGVSADSILRSIVQQVQVPL